One genomic segment of Pseudomonas sp. RU47 includes these proteins:
- a CDS encoding beta-ketoacyl synthase, whose protein sequence is MNRAIYLHAAAVLNTAGSECADLLGTPRSAQPLAFDTRRLAFALPTPRLASDLFDRKIQRSVEPQGLRLLHCAARLAPSLAALQLPASRVALTAAIPEVDAPSPCWDAVQAIIEQPHKQLGQLLANTPPLHALTLLNSSVMAYVAEALDCHGPMGGFCSQDNAGLDALIEASQQIGERHADAALVVSSSPNLTPALYLREPDQANEPVFGEGAAALLLASTPPADTTHVLRVAGFARGYSADPQRSLAVGQRVIDQALSLEKLRVGDVEQVVGNCADGQLMKLLEAFPREIRSTRAMTGELGASGLLTEVALTLHLSHETTATPGYTLLVSHTRAGHWGALLLSSETMEKHA, encoded by the coding sequence CGGCACACCGCGTTCTGCACAGCCACTGGCCTTTGATACGCGACGTCTGGCCTTTGCATTGCCGACGCCGCGTCTGGCGAGCGATTTGTTCGATCGCAAGATCCAGCGCAGCGTCGAGCCGCAGGGTTTGCGTCTACTGCATTGCGCAGCACGGCTGGCACCATCGCTGGCGGCGCTGCAATTGCCCGCCTCGCGCGTTGCGCTGACCGCGGCCATTCCCGAAGTCGACGCACCGAGCCCTTGTTGGGACGCGGTGCAGGCGATCATCGAACAGCCACACAAACAACTCGGCCAATTGTTGGCCAACACGCCGCCCTTGCATGCGCTGACCCTGCTCAACAGCAGCGTAATGGCGTATGTGGCCGAAGCGCTCGATTGCCACGGGCCCATGGGGGGCTTCTGTTCCCAGGACAACGCCGGGCTGGATGCGCTGATCGAAGCCAGCCAGCAGATTGGCGAGCGGCATGCCGACGCCGCGCTGGTGGTCAGCAGCAGCCCGAACCTGACACCGGCCCTGTACCTGCGCGAGCCGGATCAGGCGAACGAGCCGGTTTTCGGTGAGGGCGCCGCGGCGCTGTTGCTGGCGTCAACACCACCCGCGGATACGACACACGTCTTGCGCGTAGCCGGGTTCGCTCGGGGTTACAGCGCGGATCCGCAACGTTCTTTAGCCGTAGGCCAGCGCGTGATCGACCAAGCCTTGAGTCTGGAGAAACTGCGCGTGGGCGACGTCGAACAGGTGGTCGGCAATTGCGCTGACGGGCAGTTGATGAAGTTGCTCGAAGCCTTCCCGCGCGAGATTCGCAGTACCCGCGCCATGACCGGTGAACTGGGCGCCAGCGGCTTGCTGACTGAAGTAGCCCTGACCTTGCACCTCAGTCATGAGACGACAGCGACGCCAGGCTACACGCTGCTTGTCAGCCACACTCGCGCCGGTCACTGGGGCGCGTTGCTGTTGAGCAGTGAAACCATGGAGAAGCACGCATGA